The DNA sequence TTCAAGTTCGGCAGGGTATTGATCCAAAAGATAATAGTATTCTTCTTGCCCAACCAAATACATAATGGGTTTCCCCGGCATGATATGAATGAGCAAAAAGCTGAGCGATATTATCATATAAACCGTACACAGAGCGTACAGAAATTTTTTACCCGTTGATCTCATTTTGTCTTTGAAGCTTTATTTTTTTATTGTTCTAAGCTCAAACCATGTTGTCGGATGGATGACACCCCAAGAAGGATAGTTATCCCAGCCCTCATACTTATCCGTTCTATATGGGAAAAAACATTTTTCCCAACAAAGAGCCTGAGCAAAAGCTACGTCGTTTGCCATAGATTGAAGTTTTCTTACATTTTTGATGTAGGTCTCATCATCGGAAGCCCGCTGCATGGCAAAAAAGGTGTCTTTAAATTCGTCATTATGAAAGGTTCCCCAAATCCATGTATTTTCACCTTCAAATCTGGGATCGGCTAAAAAATACCTAAAAGCACTTGTATATTGAGCCATTCCCGAAGTGGTATAGCCGATTGAAATATCATAATTTCCGTCAATTATATTTTGCTCCCAAACTTCGTCGTTCCTTAAGCTTTCTTCATCGACATAAGTCTTAACGCCTATGTTTTTTAACGAGGCCATAATTACATCGGACATGCGGTTAAACAGTTCCTTATTTCTAGTTGAAAATTGCTGTGTTACCATAACTTTTAATTCGGAACCGTCCGGGTATTCTCTAAATCCGTCTCCATTAATATCTTTGTAACCGGCTTCATCCAAAAGCCGTGCTGCTTCTTTTATGTCTGTTTTAAGAATGGGTAAAGACGGGTCAAAGCCTTTACATGAAGGAGGTATAATGCCTGCACCCGGAGCCGTACCGTACGATCCGTTAATAACGGCGGCAAGTTTACCGTAATCGAATGCAAGCCTGCAAGCCTTTCGGAAAGCAATATCTGTACACGGCTTTCTTTCCATTCCATATGTAACCTGATAGTTTCCGGCATAATCGCTTTCACCGAAATCTATTCCGTCGGTTCCTTTAAAAGAATCGATTACGGTAACATCAACGGAATTTGCATAATTGAACATAGCATCTATTTCTCCGTTTGCCATTGCGAACATAAGCGTATCTTCACCCGAATAAGTCTGTACGGTAATTTTGTCAACGGTAAGCTCTCCCAAAAAGGCATTTTGAGGAACAGCTTCATAAACGGACGTTTGAGAATCTTTATCGAGAGAAACAAGACGATAAGGGCCGCAGCCTAATGCGGCATCCTTTCCATTATATTGGCGATAATCTTCAACCCCTTCCCAGACATGTTTAGGAAAAACAAAAGCGCTTAAAACCGCATTATTAATCCAATAATAAGCATCAGGCTCCGAAAAGGTAAGAGTACATTCGTTTTCTCCGGTAATTTCCCATTTTTCTAAGTTTTTTAAAGAACCGGTTTTTCTTACGTTTTTCATAAAATCAAATGTAAAAAGAATATCGTCTTTTGTAACCGGCTTTCCGTCATGCCAAACAGCCGTAGAAGGAAAAGTAAAAACCAATTGTTTTGCATCTTTGGAAATGCTAAAGGACTTAAAAAAATACGGGTGTATTTTTCCGTTCTTATCGCTGTATACAAAATGTGCTTGCGTTAAAGCGTTGTACTGTAAGGCGTCTGGTCTCTGCCTTTGCGAGCTGAAATCGTTTTGCTGAGCTAAATTAGTACCGATAACAAGATTTTCAACGTGCCCGCCTTTTTGAGCTTGCTGAGCTAAATCGGTTTTAGAACAAGCAGCAGACAGAACAAGAGCTGCAAATGCAGCCGACAAGATTTTAAAAAATGAGTTTTTCATAACCCCTCCAAAATATTACCGATATCCGCTTTAATGCAACAAATCCTCTCACAGGAAAAACCTGCAAGAGGATTTGTAAATACAAGGAAGCACCATACAATGCCGATAAGTATCTGCAATCCTCCCCGTCTCTCGCAAGGAGCAAAAGCTAAAATCATTAGGGCAAGTCTTCCGGCTTAAAAGTCATCATTCTTTTCGCCTTCCCAAAAAAATCAGTGGCATATTGAAAAGAACTCTTTAATTACGGCAGCGGGACTGCATAGGATTTTCACCTATTTCCTTTTTAATCGGCAATTACGCCGAACCTTAATGTGATTTCGGTTATTTAATTTTAAGGAAACTATTTTCCAATGGGAATAAGTATATCCTTTTTTTATATTTGATACAAGAGCCATAGTACGGAAAACATAAGCCTCGCTCAATTGACTAAAATCGTTTTTTTGTGTACAATAGTAAATTGAGGATATTATGAGTGAAAGACCCATACAGAGTAAATTGAATAATGCATTAAACATCCTCAAGCAGGGAGACTTAAGAGGTTCCTATGCCGAGCTTGAAAGGTTATTGAAGAATGACCTTGAAAATGCGGAAATTGACTATACTCTAAAGGGTGTGCGGTTTTGGGAAGATAAGCTTGAAAAAGCAAAAAAAGCTTCTACTCCTCTAGAAAGGGCAGAGATGATGATTTCTCAATGGAAGCCCTTTTTAGCTTATATTCACCGTCAGGGAGAAGAAAAAGAATTTATCATATATTCCTTAAAATGTGCTGTTTTTACGATTGCTTTGGAATTCTATGCAGATCTATTTAATGAAGAGTCAGAGCTGCCTGATGCAGAGCCTTACCGTAAAATAGGTCTTTGTTATAAGGTTCTCGGAAACTATGAAAGGGCTCTTGATTTTTTAAGGTATGCCGCCGAGATAGACAAGAATTCGGGATCGGTTTTAGCGGATTTGGCCGATTGTTATGCCCTATATGGGGAAATAAAATTTGCAAAAGCTTTTTTTAGAGAAGCCTTTTTTATAGACCCTGAAGGGATTGAGCTTCAATTTCTTGAGTCTGAAATTATTTGCAGGCTTATTAATAGAGTTTATAATCTTGGCTACAGGGTTGAAGATATTGCTGATTGGGTGCCTATTTACGGCGTTATTGACGGCGTTTTCAATGTAAAGCGTGAGCTCAGGGCCTTTGAAGTAGGGCAATTAAAGCAAAACATCTTTTTGATGGAAGGAGAGGTTCAAAATGCCTCTCAAGAACAAAAACATAAGCTTGTTCCGCGTTTAATAAACCATTATTTTTGGCTGATCGACCATTATGTGAGCGTAAATGAAAGCAAGTCAAAAATAGATGACCTGCTTTTGCGGATAAAAGTATTAGATCAAAATATATATAATTGCTATATGAGATAGCAGATTTTCGGAGGATTTATGGCTGATATACAAAAACAACTGATCGAGATGCTCAATGAAGAAAAATGGACTAGAGCAGCTATAGGCAACTACACAACAAAGAATTTTGAAGATCTATATAAATTAGTATCTACAGCAAAAAAAGAAAATGTTGTGGATGAAATTAAACAAATATGTGATGAACATTTAACACATACAAAAAACAGTATAATAGCTCTTTATATTTCAAGTATAATTTCTCTTTCAAATCAGCTTTTGGATGATTCAAATGTTGTAAGTCTAATCGGAATATTTACCGACAACCACAGAACACAAATAGTTGAATATCTTTGTAAAAAGGTTCTCGAATACGGAGAATCTAAATTTGCCCTCCGGACTTTGGCAGAATGTTATAAGGCTGCGGGAAGTGAAGACCTTTATGATATTTGGGAGCGCTTGGTTAAGGTTGATTATGATGAGGCCGAGGTTGCCAAACTTTTAGCCGAAAAATATGAAAAAGACGGAAATACGGAAAAATCTATAGAATATTATAAAAAAGCCTTATACCGCTTTATAAACCGCAAGCAAATAAACGGTGTAAAAGAAATATGGTCAAAACTTGTTACCTTAATCCCCGATGAGATTGACTTTTTCTTCCGTATACAGGCTAAGATTACCGGTGCTATGGATAACAGCCGCAATTCCATATTGATGCAGGATGTTTATCAATATTACAGGGAAAATGAAAACTGGAATATTTGTATCGATATTTTAAAGCTTATTCTTTCTTACGATGAAAAAGACAACTGGGCTCGTGAAGAAATTACAGAATGTTTTAAAAACAAGTATAAAGATCACAGCCAGCTTGCAGAATGTATTAAGGTTTCGGACTTGAGCCAGCCTTGGCGCCCCGTATTTGATGCTATTGCCGACTTTGAAAAACATATTTCCTTTGATACGGGCTCCTTTGTATTCCACCGCACATGGGGTGTAGGACGCATTGCTTCAATTAAAGACGATGACCTGGTTATAGACTTTGCAAAAAAACGCGGTCACAGTATGAGCCTCAAAATGGGTATTACCGCCCTCCAAACCTTGGACAGAGAACATATCTGGGTATTAAAATCTACGGTCAGCAAGGAAATTCTTACAAAAAAAATAAAGAGTGATCCCGAATGGGCACTGAAGATTATAATAAAGAGTTTTGACAATAACTGCGACATGAAAAGGATTAAGCAGGAGCTTGTTCCATCCCTTTTGACAGCAGGTGAATGGACCAGCTGGAATACAAAGGCTAGAAAGGTCTTAAAAGAAAATCCAATGTTCGGTATCAATCCGGATAATATAGACTTTTACAGCGTAAGAGAGCGTCCCATTGCCGCCGAAGAAAAGCTTTCAAACGAATTTAAAGCTCAAAAGAACTTTTTTGCCAGAATTGAACTTCTCAATGCCTATGATACCTCGGAAGCTTGCGATGATGAATCCGATACCTTCCGCGAAATGCTTGATTATTTTGAAGGCTTCCTAAAAGCCTTTAGTCAGGTAAATGAGCAGGTTATTTGTGCCTATATTCTTGTTAAAGAATTTATTTCCGACAAACAGCTTATCTCGGCCGTAAAACAATATAATTTTGCAGAACTTTATAGCCGTATTGAAGATCCGATGGAGGTATATTCTCAAATAAAGGATAAGGTCTCGATAAAGGGACAGACTCTTCGTCAGAAATTCTTAAAGTACATAAAAAATCTTATTCCCAATTGGGAAAAAGAATATATCAGACTATTCCCCACGGTTTTATCTTCCGAAATATTGGATGCTCTGATAGAGGCCGGCTCTACCGATGATGTAAAGAATTTGGTAAAGGATTGTTTTGAAAACTACCGCATATACAGAAGTGCCGTTATCTGGTTCTTTAAAAATATTCAGGAAGAAGAATGGTTTAAGGAGCTTGGTATCAGCGTGGAGCAGCAGCTCATAGTGCTTATTCACATTCTTGATATTACATATCGTGAAATTGCATCGAGAAGAAATACAACCGAAAATCGAAAAATCAATCATCAGGTACATACTATCCTATTCGGTAAGGATGAGCTTTTACAAAACTTTATAATGGAAAGCGATGTAGATACAATAACCAGACTTTATACTCTTATCGATGACATAAAAGATCTTGATCCTGTAATTAAGATGAATATTCGAGCTAAAATTGTTGAAAAACATAAGGACTTTAAATTCTTTGATATTGAAGAAAAGACTGTTACGGTTCACGGCTTGATAGTTACGGCAAAGATGCTCGATCTTAAAAACAAAGAGCTTATCGAGATTAGGGATGTTAAAATTCCGCAAAATGCCAAAGACATCGGTTTTGCTCTTTCGCTCGGAGACTTGCGGGAAAATGCCGAATATAAGGCTGCAAAAGAAGAACAAACCCGCCTAGGAAATGCTTTGACCAGATTACAGGATGAGCTTGACAGGGCTCAAATTTTTGACCCCACCACTGCAACAGCAAAGAAAGTTTACTTTGGAAGCCGAGTAAAAATCTTAAACAATTTGACAAATCAAGAAGAAGAGTATACAATTTTAGGACCGTGGGAATCGGATCCTGCAAACGGAGTAATTTCTTATATGTCTCCCTTGGGCAACGGATTATTTAACCATAAAAAAGGAGAAGAGGTTGAATTTGAAGTAAATGACGAAAAGAGGAGCTATAAGATTATAGATATTTCTATCGCGGATTTGAAATAATTTGATTGAGACTTGCAGGTCTTGATTTAGACGTGCAAGTCTTCTAACTGCACCCCGAAAGGAGGAAAAAAAATGTTTAAAAGAGTTTCTTTGTGTTTGTTTTTGTTTGTTCTTTTTATACCTATTTTTGCTCAAAATACTGCTAAGACAAATGCTGAAATTGTCATCTTAATGGATACGTCAGGAACTATTCTTCCCTACTATGAAGACATTAATAATCGTGTTTTGTCTGAAATTAACGATAAATTTGTAAGGAAGGGCGATACGGTTCATGTTTTATCCTTTAATGCAGATGCACGTTATGAAATGTCGCAAAAAATTAACAGCGAAAAGGATATGTCCAGGGTTGTTTCAAGATTTTTGCTTCTATACCAGTTGGGAAAGAGTTCTGACTTTTTAACCGGTCTTCAGTATGCCCGCCAATACGGTTCAAATTTACCTGATACAAAAGAAAAAATATTGATTATAATTTCGGATGGAATTTTCAACCCGCCCGAATCAAGTCCTTATAAAAATTATACTGATGATCAGATAAAAAATGAAATAGGGCTTCTCGCAGGAAGTATCAGAAAAAAAGGCTGGAAGGTTTATTATGTTAAACTGCCTTATCCTGCCGATGCCGTAATACGAGGCTTGGACGGCCAAGAATTTTATAATCCAGGAAACGGATATGCCGGAACAGGCAGCGGCGGTTCGGGTACTCAAGGGTCAGGCAACGGTGGTTCGGGCACTCAAGGGACCGGCAGCTCAACCGGCGGAAGCTCAACTTCAGGAACTTCCGGCTCTACTTCAAGCGGAGGAGGCTATGCCGGCGGAGATTCAAGCTCCGGAAATTCCGGTACTGATCAGGGTGGCTCAAGTGATACCGGAACAGGACAAGGCAGTCTGACCGATGTTTCAAAGGACTTTAAAGAAGCTTCCGGGGCTTCAAGCAGCGATCTTTCCAAGGATAAAAATGACAAGTTTACAATTACGGAAAATGCGGAAAATCTGCCTATAATCAATTTCCCTGACGAAGGGCTTGAAGCTCAGGGTAATAAACTTGCTTTTTCATTTGAGGTAACAAATGACTCCGATGAAGATGTAGAGCTTCATTTAACTCATATTGTCATTGATAACGGTGTTAATATCAGCAAAATACCTGTTGATTCACAAAATACAAAGATAAAAGCTGGCGAAAAGGATGTGCCGATTAAGGTTTCAGCCATTCTTCCTGAGGAATATAAGGAAGGTAATTATAATATTATTATGAGGCTTGAATTTGCAGAAGGAAAGAGGGTTTTACCTCAGGTTATGGAAACCTCCTTAGCCGTTTTCCCAACCAGCTTTCAAAAACTCAAAGATTCCAACGCTCTTTGGTTTATCATTTTTGGAATTATCTTGCTTCTTCTCCTTATATTCTTGATAGTCTTCTTTACAAGGAGAAGAGGTTCAAGCTCGTCCTCCAATCAAGCCCGCTATGCGGCTGCAAGCTCTCAGATCAATTATCAGGAGGAGGATAAGAGGTATCCTCATAAGCTTTCGGATGAAGATGACCATGCAAACCGCTTAAATGCTTTTAATGCTTCATCGAATACATCAATCTATTCTGAAAGCAAAAACTTTGCAGGTGACGGAAGTTCTATGTATTCTGCAGATAATTTAGATCGAGTTGCTGCACAACGACAGGATGATGAAATTTTACGCCGCCGCGTTTTAGCTGCTTCTTTTGCCGCAAAGGAGCCGCGAGGAACATATATGTCTCCAGCCAACTTCTTTGAAACAATAGAAATAAAGCGTAATAAATCCGGCATGACCGAAATCTATGTTCTAAATCAAAATAGAAATATAGGAATGCGTAATATTCATGTTATGAAACCGGGCACGAGTTTGACATTGGGAGGCGGTAAAACCGATAACTTTTTAATCTTCTTAGTGCCATTTCCTGCCCATCTGGCTCAAGTTAGATATGACGGTCAGGATTATCATTTGGCTATTCTTAAGCCTAAGTACTTCCCATATGAGAAGTCGAATGTTGTAAATAACTGTATCGGTAAAACCGTTACCATTGTATCGGATAAGGGATATCATGTTTATTTTACCTTTAGGGAGTATGAAAACCCGACGGAAAAATTAAACAGTATCTTAACGTCGATAAAGTACGATAAGTAATGTTTTAATTATAAAAAAAAGCCGCAATCTTATTTTAAGATTGCGGCTTTTTTGTTTAAGTTGTTTTTAATTTTTTTAAGCTTTAGAAAGGCTTTTATTCCGTTTTTAAAAGTTCTGCTATTTCACTTCTATTCCATCTTAGGGCAACTTGATAAGGTGTTTCTCCTGCCGTATTTTTTACATCAAGCTTTATACCGGGCAGAGCTAAGAGGTCTTTTAAGGTTTGTAGATCTGCAAATTTGGCGGCATAATGCAGCATTCCTTCTCCAAGTGTATCTGTCTGCTTTAATGAGAATTCGGCTGCTATAGGAACGAAGTCGGTATGATGTGTAAAAATCTCCGTTATAGCGGAAACTCCCTTATTGTTGACTATAAAAGGATCTGCTCCTCCCGCTAAGAGTGTCCGTGTTATTTCTTTTTGATTGTTTTGAACTGCAAGTAAAAGAGCCGTTTCTCCGTTTTTATTTCTCTTATTTACGGGATATTTCTTTTTCATAATTCTTTGGAAATAATCAAGGCTTACTTTTTCCTTTACTGCTATGTGGAGAGGCGTGTCCCCATCAGTGTCGGCTAAAAGACTGTCATTGCCGAGTACCAGATCTACAGTTCTTATATTTTTATTTAAGGCGAGGCTGAAGGGTGTTTTTCCGTAGGCATCTTTGGCTAATGGATTGCCGCCTGCATTACGTACAAGAATGAGGCTTTCTTCCGAAATTTCTACAGCTTCATGCAGGGCGGTTCTGCCGTACATATCCTGCTGAACGGGAGATGCTCCATTTTTTAATAAGAGGTCGATAGCTTGGGTTTGATTTGTAAGTACTGCTTCGGATAAGGGGGAGCGGCCTGTTTCATCAGCTGAATTTACGTCAACCTTGGCTTTTAAAAAGATATTGATGAATTTTATTTCGCCCTGTTTAGCCGCTTCATGTAAAACCGTCTTTCCTGC is a window from the Treponema denticola genome containing:
- the greA gene encoding transcription elongation factor GreA, with product MADIQKQLIEMLNEEKWTRAAIGNYTTKNFEDLYKLVSTAKKENVVDEIKQICDEHLTHTKNSIIALYISSIISLSNQLLDDSNVVSLIGIFTDNHRTQIVEYLCKKVLEYGESKFALRTLAECYKAAGSEDLYDIWERLVKVDYDEAEVAKLLAEKYEKDGNTEKSIEYYKKALYRFINRKQINGVKEIWSKLVTLIPDEIDFFFRIQAKITGAMDNSRNSILMQDVYQYYRENENWNICIDILKLILSYDEKDNWAREEITECFKNKYKDHSQLAECIKVSDLSQPWRPVFDAIADFEKHISFDTGSFVFHRTWGVGRIASIKDDDLVIDFAKKRGHSMSLKMGITALQTLDREHIWVLKSTVSKEILTKKIKSDPEWALKIIIKSFDNNCDMKRIKQELVPSLLTAGEWTSWNTKARKVLKENPMFGINPDNIDFYSVRERPIAAEEKLSNEFKAQKNFFARIELLNAYDTSEACDDESDTFREMLDYFEGFLKAFSQVNEQVICAYILVKEFISDKQLISAVKQYNFAELYSRIEDPMEVYSQIKDKVSIKGQTLRQKFLKYIKNLIPNWEKEYIRLFPTVLSSEILDALIEAGSTDDVKNLVKDCFENYRIYRSAVIWFFKNIQEEEWFKELGISVEQQLIVLIHILDITYREIASRRNTTENRKINHQVHTILFGKDELLQNFIMESDVDTITRLYTLIDDIKDLDPVIKMNIRAKIVEKHKDFKFFDIEEKTVTVHGLIVTAKMLDLKNKELIEIRDVKIPQNAKDIGFALSLGDLRENAEYKAAKEEQTRLGNALTRLQDELDRAQIFDPTTATAKKVYFGSRVKILNNLTNQEEEYTILGPWESDPANGVISYMSPLGNGLFNHKKGEEVEFEVNDEKRSYKIIDISIADLK
- a CDS encoding vWA domain-containing protein encodes the protein MFKRVSLCLFLFVLFIPIFAQNTAKTNAEIVILMDTSGTILPYYEDINNRVLSEINDKFVRKGDTVHVLSFNADARYEMSQKINSEKDMSRVVSRFLLLYQLGKSSDFLTGLQYARQYGSNLPDTKEKILIIISDGIFNPPESSPYKNYTDDQIKNEIGLLAGSIRKKGWKVYYVKLPYPADAVIRGLDGQEFYNPGNGYAGTGSGGSGTQGSGNGGSGTQGTGSSTGGSSTSGTSGSTSSGGGYAGGDSSSGNSGTDQGGSSDTGTGQGSLTDVSKDFKEASGASSSDLSKDKNDKFTITENAENLPIINFPDEGLEAQGNKLAFSFEVTNDSDEDVELHLTHIVIDNGVNISKIPVDSQNTKIKAGEKDVPIKVSAILPEEYKEGNYNIIMRLEFAEGKRVLPQVMETSLAVFPTSFQKLKDSNALWFIIFGIILLLLLIFLIVFFTRRRGSSSSSNQARYAAASSQINYQEEDKRYPHKLSDEDDHANRLNAFNASSNTSIYSESKNFAGDGSSMYSADNLDRVAAQRQDDEILRRRVLAASFAAKEPRGTYMSPANFFETIEIKRNKSGMTEIYVLNQNRNIGMRNIHVMKPGTSLTLGGGKTDNFLIFLVPFPAHLAQVRYDGQDYHLAILKPKYFPYEKSNVVNNCIGKTVTIVSDKGYHVYFTFREYENPTEKLNSILTSIKYDK
- a CDS encoding ABC transporter substrate-binding protein: MKNSFFKILSAAFAALVLSAACSKTDLAQQAQKGGHVENLVIGTNLAQQNDFSSQRQRPDALQYNALTQAHFVYSDKNGKIHPYFFKSFSISKDAKQLVFTFPSTAVWHDGKPVTKDDILFTFDFMKNVRKTGSLKNLEKWEITGENECTLTFSEPDAYYWINNAVLSAFVFPKHVWEGVEDYRQYNGKDAALGCGPYRLVSLDKDSQTSVYEAVPQNAFLGELTVDKITVQTYSGEDTLMFAMANGEIDAMFNYANSVDVTVIDSFKGTDGIDFGESDYAGNYQVTYGMERKPCTDIAFRKACRLAFDYGKLAAVINGSYGTAPGAGIIPPSCKGFDPSLPILKTDIKEAARLLDEAGYKDINGDGFREYPDGSELKVMVTQQFSTRNKELFNRMSDVIMASLKNIGVKTYVDEESLRNDEVWEQNIIDGNYDISIGYTTSGMAQYTSAFRYFLADPRFEGENTWIWGTFHNDEFKDTFFAMQRASDDETYIKNVRKLQSMANDVAFAQALCWEKCFFPYRTDKYEGWDNYPSWGVIHPTTWFELRTIKK
- a CDS encoding tetratricopeptide repeat protein, which gives rise to MSERPIQSKLNNALNILKQGDLRGSYAELERLLKNDLENAEIDYTLKGVRFWEDKLEKAKKASTPLERAEMMISQWKPFLAYIHRQGEEKEFIIYSLKCAVFTIALEFYADLFNEESELPDAEPYRKIGLCYKVLGNYERALDFLRYAAEIDKNSGSVLADLADCYALYGEIKFAKAFFREAFFIDPEGIELQFLESEIICRLINRVYNLGYRVEDIADWVPIYGVIDGVFNVKRELRAFEVGQLKQNIFLMEGEVQNASQEQKHKLVPRLINHYFWLIDHYVSVNESKSKIDDLLLRIKVLDQNIYNCYMR